The Paenibacillus sp. YPG26 genome includes a window with the following:
- a CDS encoding cation:proton antiporter produces MHHFNEIFIQLLILLAVSMFVIAIAKKLNQPYSIALVIVGLLLGITHVPLLEAAETYITQTHVFQAIIISLFLPILLGDATLKLPFSHLREQSKPVLALALGGTLLSFLIIALSSYYVIGLPLIVAFTFASLMSATDPISVISIFKSLGVPKSVVTIIEGESLFNDGIAVVLFQISSIYLLSYMEMGWVPGIGSGVLLFLKFALGGAAVGAVMGFAFSQLIRFYDDYPLEIGFSMLLFFGSYFIAEHFHVSGVIAVVVGGLIFGSYGSKIGMSERTEMNINSFWDVITLIANSLIFLMIGLEIKNIDFAHKWQMIILAIVIVLVGRTLALYTSVSMLRSFPRPWKSVLNWGGLKGSLSIALALSLPQSFEGREDVLVLTFSVVLFSLLVQGLTIKPLVMRLGLGGQKQESKHN; encoded by the coding sequence ATGCACCATTTCAATGAAATTTTCATCCAGTTATTAATTCTTCTGGCGGTCTCTATGTTCGTGATTGCGATTGCCAAGAAATTGAACCAGCCTTACTCAATCGCACTAGTTATCGTCGGGCTTCTGCTGGGGATAACGCATGTTCCTTTATTAGAAGCAGCCGAGACATACATAACGCAGACGCATGTTTTTCAGGCAATTATTATCTCATTATTCCTGCCTATCCTGCTCGGAGACGCTACCCTGAAGCTGCCCTTCTCCCATCTAAGGGAGCAGAGCAAGCCCGTTCTGGCTCTGGCGCTCGGAGGAACTCTTCTGTCCTTCCTGATTATCGCGCTCAGCAGTTATTACGTGATAGGTCTTCCACTTATTGTGGCATTTACCTTTGCCTCGCTGATGAGCGCAACCGATCCGATCAGCGTTATCTCGATCTTCAAATCGCTGGGGGTTCCCAAGTCTGTCGTCACTATTATTGAGGGAGAATCCCTGTTCAATGACGGGATCGCGGTCGTCTTGTTCCAGATTTCCTCTATTTATCTCCTGTCTTACATGGAAATGGGCTGGGTTCCGGGCATCGGGAGCGGGGTGCTCCTGTTCCTCAAATTCGCACTGGGCGGTGCAGCCGTGGGCGCGGTGATGGGCTTCGCATTCTCCCAACTGATCCGGTTCTACGATGATTATCCGCTGGAGATTGGATTCTCTATGCTGCTCTTCTTCGGTAGTTACTTTATTGCAGAGCATTTCCATGTATCAGGTGTAATTGCGGTGGTTGTAGGCGGACTGATCTTTGGCAGCTATGGATCGAAGATCGGAATGTCGGAGCGGACAGAAATGAACATCAACTCATTCTGGGATGTCATCACCTTGATCGCCAATTCACTGATTTTCCTGATGATCGGCCTGGAGATCAAGAATATAGACTTTGCCCACAAATGGCAGATGATTATACTGGCCATTGTCATTGTCCTCGTTGGACGGACACTGGCACTGTATACGAGCGTTTCGATGCTGCGAAGCTTCCCAAGACCCTGGAAGTCTGTGCTGAACTGGGGAGGACTCAAAGGGAGTCTGTCTATCGCGCTCGCGCTGAGTCTGCCGCAGTCGTTCGAAGGGCGGGAAGACGTGCTGGTGCTGACCTTTAGCGTGGTCCTGTTCTCACTGCTGGTACAGGGCTTAACGATTAAGCCCCTGGTAATGAGGCTGGGTCTCGGGGGTCAGAAGCAGGAGTCCAAGCACAATTAA
- a CDS encoding DoxX family protein has translation MMDLGLLIIRLVIGLLFIGHGAQKLFGMFGGYGPKGTGGWMESVGIKPGVAMAVIAGLMELVGGALLALGLLTPVAAVLIAFTMVGAIVKVHGPNGLWATANGYEYPLVVLVVAVGVALTGAGAYSLDAVLF, from the coding sequence ATGATGGATTTGGGATTGTTGATTATTCGGTTGGTTATCGGGTTGTTGTTCATTGGTCACGGGGCACAGAAGCTGTTCGGGATGTTCGGCGGTTACGGCCCTAAAGGGACTGGGGGCTGGATGGAATCGGTAGGCATTAAGCCTGGTGTTGCCATGGCGGTGATCGCCGGCTTGATGGAGCTGGTGGGAGGAGCCTTGTTGGCTCTTGGACTGCTTACTCCGGTCGCCGCAGTCTTGATTGCCTTTACTATGGTAGGCGCCATTGTGAAGGTGCATGGTCCGAATGGTCTATGGGCAACTGCGAATGGATATGAATATCCACTGGTTGTGCTTGTGGTAGCTGTTGGGGTTGCGCTTACCGGAGCAGGAGCTTATTCACTGGACGCGGTTCTTTTCTAA
- a CDS encoding ArsB/NhaD family transporter has protein sequence MEQQAYWAIGIFLFIYALIISEKIHRTIVAMLGGILMVGFGIVSQEKALHHIDFNTLGLLVGMMIIVSITAETGLFKYIAIWAAKKVKGEPVRILIVLGLITAFGSAFLDNVTTVLLMVPVTFSITRQLKVNPFPFLFTEIIASNVGGTATLIGDPPNIMIGSAVKELTFMAFITNLAPIVIIIMLAYIPLFVLMFRKKIQTTPELKASLLKLDNSELITDHKLLRKCLVILGLTILGFFLHQTLHLESATVALAGAFLLLLMTGEHTMEKALSRVEWTTIFFFIGLFVLVSGLVETGVIAELAAKAIEWTGGDPLATSMLILWLSAIASAFLDNIPFVATMIPMIQEMGQMGMQNLEPLWWSLALGACLGGNGTLIGASANLIVAGLSGKEGYPIRFVDYLKLGFPLMLLSIALSSVYIYLRYLM, from the coding sequence ATGGAACAACAGGCATACTGGGCAATAGGCATATTTTTATTCATTTACGCACTGATCATTTCGGAAAAGATTCACCGGACCATTGTTGCTATGCTGGGTGGCATCCTGATGGTAGGGTTCGGGATTGTCAGCCAGGAGAAGGCTCTGCATCACATTGATTTCAATACCTTGGGACTCCTGGTTGGAATGATGATCATTGTTAGCATTACCGCGGAGACGGGATTGTTCAAATACATTGCAATTTGGGCAGCCAAGAAGGTGAAAGGGGAGCCTGTCCGGATTCTGATTGTGCTCGGGCTCATTACGGCATTCGGTTCGGCGTTCCTCGATAATGTGACCACGGTACTGCTTATGGTCCCAGTTACATTCAGCATCACAAGGCAATTGAAAGTGAACCCCTTTCCATTTCTGTTCACCGAGATTATCGCATCCAATGTAGGGGGGACGGCAACACTGATCGGCGATCCGCCGAATATTATGATTGGTTCGGCGGTCAAGGAATTAACGTTCATGGCGTTCATTACGAACCTGGCACCCATTGTAATCATTATCATGCTGGCGTATATTCCTTTATTCGTCTTGATGTTCCGGAAGAAGATCCAGACTACACCCGAGCTAAAAGCAAGCCTGCTCAAGCTCGATAATTCGGAGCTGATTACGGATCACAAGCTGCTCCGCAAATGTCTGGTTATACTAGGGTTAACCATCTTGGGATTCTTCCTGCATCAGACGCTGCATTTGGAATCGGCAACTGTGGCTCTTGCGGGGGCGTTCCTGCTCCTGCTTATGACCGGGGAGCACACGATGGAGAAAGCACTCTCCCGGGTGGAATGGACAACGATCTTCTTCTTTATCGGATTGTTCGTACTTGTATCCGGATTAGTGGAGACAGGAGTAATAGCGGAATTGGCTGCGAAGGCCATCGAGTGGACCGGAGGCGATCCGCTGGCTACTTCCATGCTGATTCTATGGCTCAGCGCCATTGCCTCTGCCTTCCTGGATAACATTCCTTTTGTGGCGACCATGATTCCCATGATTCAGGAGATGGGGCAAATGGGTATGCAGAATCTGGAGCCGTTATGGTGGAGTCTTGCGCTTGGCGCCTGTCTGGGAGGGAATGGTACCCTGATCGGAGCGAGTGCGAACCTGATTGTAGCCGGACTGTCCGGCAAGGAGGGTTATCCTATACGTTTCGTGGATTATCTGAAGCTTGGATTCCCGCTCATGCTGCTCTCGATCGCGCTGTCGAGTGTGTATATTTACCTGCGTTATTTGATGTGA
- a CDS encoding cation:proton antiporter, whose translation MLIFEMAIILLASKLAGDLSVKLRQPAVLGKLLIGIILGPALLGLIQETDILNEISQIGVILLMFIAGLETDTEEFKRTGKASTYVGLAGVIFPLALGYGAGILLNMTPLHAVFLGLLLSATSVSISVQSLKEMGQLKSREGTTILGAAVIDDVLVIIALAFLMSLSGGDVNLGLVILKKVAFFAVAILCGWKLVPWILRRFAPLQVSESVVSAALILCFMFAYLAEYTGVAAIIGAYIAGVSISLTGYRHEVTEKVETISYAFFVPVFFTTIGVKVDFTGMSSHIGLIIWLSLLAIATKLFGSALGARTAGFNWRSAMAIGAAMVSRGEVALIIAAIGLEAGLLAPDMMTVLVIVVLITTMVTPVLMKLFFKEQDESKLQEAGGRS comes from the coding sequence ATGTTGATTTTTGAAATGGCTATTATTCTACTGGCTTCCAAGCTTGCGGGAGATCTAAGCGTCAAGCTGCGTCAGCCGGCAGTACTTGGCAAATTATTAATCGGGATTATTTTGGGACCTGCTCTGCTCGGACTTATCCAGGAGACAGACATTCTGAACGAGATCAGTCAGATTGGTGTGATTCTGCTGATGTTTATCGCGGGACTGGAGACCGACACAGAGGAATTCAAGCGGACTGGTAAGGCCTCAACCTATGTCGGACTTGCGGGTGTGATATTCCCATTAGCCCTTGGGTACGGAGCGGGGATTCTGCTTAATATGACGCCGCTGCATGCCGTATTCCTGGGACTTCTCCTGTCAGCCACAAGCGTAAGCATCTCGGTACAGTCCTTGAAGGAAATGGGCCAGTTAAAGTCCAGAGAAGGCACAACCATTCTGGGTGCCGCTGTGATTGACGATGTACTGGTGATTATAGCTCTTGCCTTCCTGATGAGCCTGTCGGGTGGAGATGTTAATCTAGGCCTGGTTATTCTGAAAAAAGTCGCTTTCTTCGCGGTCGCAATCCTGTGCGGTTGGAAGCTGGTTCCTTGGATTCTGCGCAGGTTCGCACCGCTGCAAGTATCCGAGAGCGTGGTATCAGCGGCTCTTATACTCTGCTTCATGTTCGCCTATCTGGCTGAATATACTGGAGTTGCGGCAATTATCGGAGCGTACATCGCCGGGGTGTCGATCAGCTTAACCGGCTACCGGCATGAAGTGACAGAGAAGGTGGAGACGATCAGCTACGCGTTCTTTGTTCCGGTGTTCTTTACAACTATCGGTGTAAAAGTGGACTTCACAGGCATGTCCTCGCATATCGGACTGATTATCTGGCTCAGCCTGCTTGCTATCGCGACCAAGCTGTTCGGCTCGGCACTTGGCGCAAGAACAGCCGGCTTCAACTGGCGGAGTGCCATGGCTATCGGGGCAGCGATGGTATCGCGCGGAGAGGTCGCGCTCATTATCGCCGCAATTGGGCTTGAGGCGGGCTTGTTAGCTCCAGACATGATGACAGTCTTAGTTATTGTCGTGCTCATCACGACCATGGTTACGCCTGTATTGATGAAGCTGTTCTTCAAAGAACAGGATGAAAGTAAGCTTCAGGAAGCGGGCGGGAGAAGCTGA